The following are from one region of the Populus trichocarpa isolate Nisqually-1 chromosome 8, P.trichocarpa_v4.1, whole genome shotgun sequence genome:
- the LOC7494475 gene encoding coronatine-insensitive protein 1, which translates to MEENHNKKNSYLNCSGGGGGMSDVVLGLVMPYINDPRDRDAVSLVCRRWYELDALTRKNVTIAFCYSTSPDRLRRRFNDIESLKLKGKPRAAMFFNLIPEDWGGFVTPWVNEIAESFNCLKSLHFRRMIVKDSDLELLARSRGRLLQVLKLDKCSGFSTDGLSHIGRSCRQLRTLFLEESAIVERDGDWLHELATNNTVLETLNFYMTELTRVRSEDLELLARNCRSLVSVKVSDCEILDLVGFFHAASALEEFCGGSFNEPDEPDKYSAVKFPPKLCCLGLSYMEKNVMSIVFPFASLLKKLDLLYAFLGTEDHCVLVQRCPNLEVLETRNVIGDRGLEALAQSCKLLKRLRIERGADEQGMEDVDGRVSHRGLIALAQGCLELEYIAVYVSDITNAALEHMGTYSKNLNDFRLVLLEQEERITDLPLDNGVRALLRGCEKLQRFGLYLRPGGLTDVGLGYIGQYSRRVRWMILGSVGESDEGLLAFSRGCPSLQKLEMRACCFSESALARAALQLTSLRYLWVHGYRETSTGHRDLLTMVRPFWNIELIPSRKVESVNEAGENIVSENPAHILAYYSLAGPRTDFPDTVRPLDPANIVAA; encoded by the exons atggaagaaaatcacaataaaaagaaCAGCTACTTAAATTGTAGCGGAGGTGGTGGGGGGATGTCCGACGTCGTATTAGGGCTCGTGATGCCGTACATAAACGACCCGCGGGACCGCGACGCCGTTTCGTTAGTTTGCCGGAGATGGTACGAGCTAGATGCGTTAACACGGAAGAACGTGACTATAGCTTTTTGTTACAGTACAAGTCCAGATCGATTACGACGTCGTTTTAATGACATTGAATCATTAAAGCTAAAAGGGAAACCCCGGGCtgctatgttttttaatttgataccGGAGGATTGGGGAGGGTTTGTGACTCCATGGGTTAATGAAATAGCGGAGAGTTTTAATTGCTTGAAATCGCTTCATTTTAGAAGGATGATTGTTAAAGATTCGGATCTGGAGTTACTTGCTAGGTCCAGAGGGAGACTTTTGCAGGTTTTGAAGCTTGATAAGTGCTCTGGGTTTTCCACGGATGGCCTTTCGCACATCGGTCGCTCTTGCAG GCAATTGAGAACATTATTCTTGGAAGAGAGTGCAATTGTTGAGAGAGATGGTGACTGGCTCCATGAGCTTGCTACGAACAATACAGTTCTCGAGACTCTAAATTTTTACATGACAGAACTTACCAGAGTCAGATCGGAAGACCTTGAGCTTCTTGCCAGGAACTGTCGTTCATTAGTCTCTGTAAAGGTTAGCGACTGTGAAATCTTGGATCTTGTTGGTTTCTTTCATGCTGCATCTGCTTTAGAGGAATTTTGTGGAGGTTCCTTCAATGAGCCAGATGAACCAGACAAATACTCTGCTGTCAAATTCCCCCCAAAATTATGCTGTTTGGGTCTTAGCTATATGGAGAAGAACGTAATGTCAATAGTGTTTCCTTTTGCATCCCTGCTCAAAAAGCTGGATCTCCTCTACGCTTTTCTTGGCACGGAAGATCATTGTGTTTTAGTCCAAAGGTGCCCCAACTTAGAAGTTCTCGAG ACAAGAAATGTTATTGGAGATAGAGGGTTGGAAGCCCTTGCCCAGAGTTGTAAGCTACTAAAGAGGCTTCGAATAGAGCGTGGTGCCGATGAGCAGGGAATGGAGGATGTGGATGGCCGAGTTTCACATAGAGGATTAATTGCCTTGGCTCAAGGCTGCTTAGAACTCGAGTACATCGCCGTTTATGTTTCTGATATTACCAATGCAGCTCTAGAACATATGGGCACATACTCAAAGAACCTCAATGATTTCCGCCTGGTCTTGCTTGAGCAAGAAGAGAGGATAACCGACCTGCCCCTTGACAATGGAGTTCGAGCTCTATTAAGGGGCTGTGAAAAGCTCCAAAGGTTCGGTCTGTATCTCCGACCAGGGGGTTTGACTGATGTGGGTCTTGGATATATTGGACAGTACAGCAGACGAGTAAGATGGATGATTCTAGGTAGTGTTGGGGAGTCTGATGAAGGGCTTTTGGCGTTTTCTAGAGGCTGTCCTAGCCTGCAAAAACTTGAAATGAGGGCCTGTTGCTTCAGTGAGAGTGCACTGGCTAGAGCTGCCTTGCAACTGACTTCTCTGAGGTACTTGTGGGTGCATGGTTATAGAGAGACCTCTACTGGTCATCGTGATCTCTTAACAATGGTTCGCCCATTTTGGAACATCGAATTGATTCCTTCTAGGAAGGTTGAGTCGGTTAATGAAGCTGGAGAAAATATTGTTTCCGAGAATCCAGCCCACATTCTTGCATATTACTCCCTTGCTGGACCAAGAACAGACTTTCCAGATACTGTGAGACCACTGGATCCAGCGAACATAGTTGCTGCGTAG
- the LOC7488003 gene encoding uncharacterized protein LOC7488003 — MANSKKQEFNEDRVEQSNGNDFDDSSSILNAGGTSTAGSGRVSRERSEISLTERLTDILVDQGDGDLLLQRNDREDRVLQWLQALDMQVIGACRADERLKPLLKLNASSSVAEDRLLAHLSQHFKPSEVGMLARCFCIPLVSIRAGKINKQGTLLCPTAIRGDLNLTLLPSSDLRLSFSGDDGNTERLFTLSGKTQCAAVEVNEIPADSSGRSFSLKMSDGRVFYFWCSEKSKLLGIELLAKMKDLLKRKPSIADLTGISKSRLDCFATHLRAYLVGSNGQGISACSPASSSTTPETSDSTSTTKSLRTRHVGNQAVKTYSAYQGSLSPRSSSFKEGLPRSLSSLRSAAKEKLRRRVDSHLSAVDNMMVALPLSNDVSCNQSENEKLQEAKSCRPLPSSVLESLGRLSLPPFQLPVSHVLSSPPLSPYYCWCPQGTSTLQYPSTPLEISTSSIESPLLPPLPPFLSASRPSNLLSPIPPLSLADLPSLDFPVLLPDQFVRLPIPSSQQIPTFTPLMCDPIVHIPVIDVCSSGQGYLVSAGPTIATTIPPLHTKLVNPLIPNTADSAVEKGARETLRLLISSTSQTNPQFMDVLPAVLTNTDKKSMLTTGSWSLYSGTRGVDAIANRIATMGLVSLSEYSIGDSVAEMSGSCDNTNTLPDNLPDESSAMDGPYSDDDCTLFSNAEEGTN; from the exons ATGGCTaattctaaaaaacaagaattcaacGAAGATCGCGTTGAACAATCAAACGGCAACGACTTCGACGACTCATCATCGATTTTGAACGCTGGCGGAACCTCAACCGCTGGATCTGGTAGGGTTTCGAGAGAGCGGAGTGAGATTAGTTTAACCGAGCGATTGACGGACATTCTAGTGGACCAAGGAGACGGAGATTTGTTGCTTCAAAGGAACGATCGTGAAGACAGGGTTTTGCAGTGGCTGCAAGCGCTAGATATGCAGGTCATTGGGGCTTGCAGAGCTGATGAGAGGTTAAAGCCGTTGTTGAAATTGAATGCTTCCAGTAGTGTGGCTGAGGATCGGCTCTTAGCGCATCTCAGTCAG CACTTTAAGCCGTCGGAGGTTGGTATGCTAGCTAGGTGTTTCTGCATACCACTGGTTTCGATTCGTGCTGGGAAGATTAACAAGCAGGGGACTCTACTGTGCCCGACTGCCATAAG GGGGGATTTAAATCTTACACTGTTGCCATCATCTGATCTGCGCCTCTCATTCAGCGGTGATGATGGTAATACAGAAAGGCTATTCACCCTAAGTGGTAAAACCCAATGTGCTGCTGTTGAAGTTAATGAGATCCCCGCTGACAGTTCTGGCCGATCTTTCAGCTTAAAGATGTCAGATGGCAGAGTTTTTTACTTTTGGTGCTCGGAGAAATCAAAGCTTCTGGGAATTGAATTGCTTGCAAAG ATGAAAGATTTACTGAAGAGGAAACCGTCTATAGCTGATTTGACTGGAATCAGCAAGTCACGTCTTGATTGCTTTGCAACTCACCTTCGTGCCTACCTTGTGGGAAGCAATGGCCAGGGAATTTCTGCTTGCTCTCCTGCCTCTTCCTCAACCACTCCCGAAACCTCTGATTCAACCTCCACAACAAAGTCTCTGCGCACCAGACATGTTGGCAATCAAGCAGTAAAAACATATTCAGCTTATCAGGGAAGCCTCAGTCCAAGATCAAGTTCCTTCAAAGAGGGCTTACCCAGAAGCTTGTCTTCTTTAAGGAGTGCTGCCAAGGAAAAGTTAAGGCGGCGTGTGGACAGCCATCTTTCAGCAGTTGATAACATGATGGTTGCATTGCCACTCAGCAATGATGTCTCTTGCAATCAATCTGAAAATGAGAAGTTGCAGGAAGCTAAGAGTTGCCGCCCTTTACCCTCTAGTGTTCTTGAATCTCTTGGTAGATTGTCTTTGCCACCGTTTCAGCTCCCTGTATCTCATGTTTTGTCAAGTCCACCTCTCTCTCCATACTATTGTTGGTGCCCCCAAGGTACATCGACTTTGCAATATCCTTCCACACCTTTAGAAATCTCAACCTCATCTATTGAATCACCTTTACTGCCACCCCTTCCTCCATTTTTATCTGCCAGTAGGCCATCCAACCTGTTAAGTCCTATACCACCTCTCAGTTTGGCTGACCTTCCCTCACTGGATTTTCCTGTTTTGCTGCCAGACCAATTCGTTCGGTTGCCAATTCCAAGTTCACAGCAAATCCCAACTTTCACTCCTTTAATGTGCGATCCGATTGTTCACATTCCAGTCATTGATGTTTGTTCCTCAGGTCAAGGCTACCTAGTGAGTGCTGGACCAACTATTGCAACCACCATTCCACCTTTGCATACAAAACTTGTAAACCCACTGATCCCTAATACTGCTGATTCTGCGGTGGAGAAGGGTGCGAGAGAGACTCTGAGATTGCTCATCAGTAGTACAAGCCAAACCAATCCTCAATTTATGGATGTCTTGCCCGCTGTTTTAACCAATACTGATAAGAAGAGTATGCTTACCACTGGAAGCTGGAGCCTTTACTCAGGAACCAGAGGCGTTGATGCTATTGCAAACAGAATTGCCACCATGGGCCTGGTTTCATTATCTGAGTACTCCATAGGAGATTCCGTTGCAGAGATGAGTGGCAGCTGTGACAATACCAATACTTTGCCTGACAATCTGCCAGATGAATCTAGTGCTATGGATGGGCCATATTCAGATGATGATTGTACTCTGTTTTCAAACGCTGAGGAAGGAACCAATTAA